Proteins from a single region of Hermetia illucens chromosome 3, iHerIll2.2.curated.20191125, whole genome shotgun sequence:
- the LOC119650846 gene encoding NHP2-like protein 1 homolog, whose product MTDEVNPKAFPLADAQLSTKIMNLLQQALNYNQLRKGANEATKTLNRGLAEFIVMAADAQPIEIILHLPLLCEDKNVPYVFVRSKQTLGRACGVSRPIVACSVTVNEGSQLKSQIQSIQQEIERLLV is encoded by the exons ATG ACTGACGAAGTTAATCCAAAAGCATTCCCTCTGGCCGATGCCCAGCTGAGCACGAAGATCATGAATTTGTTGCAGCAGGCGTTGAACTACAATCAGCTCCGGAAGGGCGCCAACGAGGCCACCAAGACCCTGAACCGTGGTCTGGCGGAATTCATCGTGATGGCGGCCGATGCGCAACCAATTGAAATTATTCTTCACTTGCCACTGTTGTGCGAGGATAAGAACGTGCCGTACGTTTTTGTACGGTCGAAGCAAACCCTGGGACGCGCTTGCGGCGTCTCACGCCCGATCGTCGCCTGCTCGGTGACCGTCAACGAGGGATCGCAACTCAAGTCCCAGATCCAAAGTATCCAACAGGAAATTGAAAGACTTCTTGTTTAG